The following proteins are co-located in the Cardiocondyla obscurior isolate alpha-2009 linkage group LG12, Cobs3.1, whole genome shotgun sequence genome:
- the LOC139107369 gene encoding odorant receptor 46a-like: MQLLSFNFLIYTYAGIWRPVEWTSTCAKLLYNIFTSVILFLEYFLGLTQFLDILFVIETVDEFVANSLMFASIVIVCSKATIIILRRESIINLVQTLLTAPCKPRNRDEVIIQTKFDNFIRSWSLRYFLLAMSSLTSVTIGSVMNVMHGILPYRVWLPYDLNVPTVFWSISIQQIITLIFATIINVGTETLVFGLFLQTCAQLEIFENRMYKLVTGNTTTESSLASPNKKKKTISEHIQHHLSIYKYAKTVNVIFNQVLFVQFFGSILILCTNVFYMSAHINESQTATLLMYTICMFVQIYIYSWSGNEVILKSTNIGDSIYHLDWTSLSVNEKKELWMIMMRSTIPIKFTSSFLITLSLQTYSNVSFAYIIKL, translated from the exons ATGCAACTactttctttcaattttttaatatatacttaCGCCGGTATATGGCGGCCTGTCGAGTGGACATCGACCTGTGCCAAGCTGCTGTACAATATATTCACGAGCGTCATATTATTCTTGGAGTATTTTTTGGGGCTCACTCAGTTTTTAGATATCTTGTTCGTGATCGAGACCGTCGACGAATTCGTCGCGAATTCCTTAATGTTCGCGAGCATCGTTATCGTTTGTTCAAAAGCGACTATCATTATATTACGTCGGGAGTCCATCATAAACTTGGTGCAAACATTGCTAACGGCACCTTGCAAACCTCGCAACAGAGACGAGGTGATAATACAGACGAAATTCGATAACTTTATCAG ATCGTGGTCGCTGAGATATTTTCTTCTGGCAATGAGTTCGCTCACGAGTGTAACTATAGGGTCGGTGATGAACGTTATGCATGGTATATTACCTTACAGAGTATGGTTACCGTACGATCTTAACGTACCTACGGTATTCTGGAGCATATCTATTCAGCAGATCATAACTTTGATCTTCGCGACAATCATCAACGTCGGCACGGAGACTCTAGTCTTTGGATTGTTTCTGCAAACGTGCGCACAGCTTGAAATCTTCGAAAATCGCATGTACAAATTGGTGACCGGTAATACTACCACGGAATCGTCGCTTGCGTCaccgaacaaaaaaaagaaaacgatatcGGAACATATTCAACATCATCTCAGCATTTATAA ATACGCCAAAACCGTAAATGTTATATTCAACCAGGTGCTTTTCGTCCAATTTTTCGGCAGTATCTTAATACTGTGCACAAATGTGTTTTATATGTCGGCACATATCAACGAGTCTCAAACTGCGACTCTGCTGATGTACACCATTTGCATGTTCGTgcaaatttacatttacagcTGGTCCGGAAATGAAGTCATACTCAAG AGCACGAACATAGGAGATTCAATATATCACTTAGACTGGACCTCGCTGTCGGTCAACGAAAAGAAAGAGCTATGGATGATTATGATGCGTAGCACGATTCCTATAAAGTTCACCAGCAGTTTTCTGATAACTCTATCTCTTCAAACTTACAGTAACGTTAGTTTTGcctatattattaaattgtaa
- the LOC139107361 gene encoding rRNA methyltransferase 3, mitochondrial, with translation MLLSIVQLSLRSVRGTKLLKPAGLRSTIKCEYGTKWTSRKPVAIVNEDELFDSDDEMSRDDKQSVFKTLRRRSRAKTREKNEVVEKTDEIRVSSTGIKYVALDANNKFISSLMIDIKTKKNREKSGQILLEGFRLIQDAIQAGLTPKIIFFSRISDIQLLSLSEEVELYKIPYRTIQLWSNLTTSPGIMGIFKIPDMAARNVPENAIPLTIICDNIREPGNLGTIIRAAAAVGCEKLILMKGCVDVWEPKVLRSAIGAHFRLPIITSVSWDDIPSLISEESAMFLADNNVTYDLKNDTINSKSNLRSIENNDNYVEGDTNNDINANNDKLIESDMINEVISQTRKPTAKTKSLVKKLISELPIESYYTLNFTEKEVVLVVGGETEGVSLESCKMLRERNCTRVNIPLTNGIDSLNVGVAVGIVTFEMRKQFVTRQIDDE, from the exons ATGTTGCTGAGCATCGTGCAGTTATCGCTTAGGTCGGTTCGCGGCACAAAACTTCTCAAGCCGGCCGGTTTGAGATCAACAATTAAATGCGAATACGGCACCAAGTGGACTAGTCGAAAACCCGTTGCCATTGTCAACGAAGACGAGCTTTTTGATAGCGATGATGAAATGTCCAGAGATGATAAGCAATCAGTTTTTAAGACACTTAGACGAAGATCCAGAGCTAAAACGCGCGAGAAGAATGAGGTGGTTGAAAAAACAGACGAAATTCGAGTAAGCTCCACAGGGATAAAATATGTAGCCCTCGATGCAAACAATAAGTTCATAAG CTCGCTAATGATAGACatcaaaacaaaaaagaatagagAAAAGTCTGGTCAAATACTACTGGAGGGGTTCCGTTTAATCCAAGATGCAATTCAGGCAGGATTAACgccaaaaataatattcttcaGCAGAATATCTGATATACAGCTACTATCACTTTCGGAAGAAGtagaattgtataaaattcCATATCGCACAATTCAGTTGTGGTCTAACTTAACTACTTCTCCTGGTATAATGG GAATCTTTAAAATCCCAGATATGGCGGCTAGGAATGTACCTGAGAATGCTATACCGCTGACTATTATCTGTGACAATATTAGAGAACCAGGGAATTTAGGAACTATTATAAGAGCTGCCGCTGCGGTTGGTTGcgaaaagttaatattaatgaaag GATGCGTAGACGTATGGGAGCCCAAAGTTTTGCGCAGCGCCATAGGCGCCCATTTTCGCTTACCAATAATTACGTCTGTCTCATGGGATGATATTCCGTCGTTGATAAGTGAGGAGTCCGCGATGTTTTTAGCAGACAATAACGTAACATATGATTTAAAAAACGATACGATTAATTCAAAATCAAATTTACGTTCTATCGAGAACAATGATAATTACGTTGAAGGAGATACGAATAAtgatataaatgcaaataacgACAAATTAATCGAAAGTGACATGATAAACGAAGTGATAAGCCAAACTAGAAAGCCAACTGCAAAAACTAAATCGCTAGTAAAGAAGTTAATATCTGAACTTCCGATTGAGTCTTACTACACGTTAAATTTCACAGAAAAAGAAGTGGTACTCGTTGTTGGCGGAGAAACCGAGGGTGTTAGTCTCGAGTCGTGTAAGATGCTACGTGAGAGAAATTGCACTCGCGTTAATATACCGTTAACCAATGGCATTGATAGCTTGAACGTTGGTGTGGCTGTTGGTATTGTTACATTCGAAATGAGAAAACAATTTGTAACTCGTCAAATCGacgacgaataa
- the LOC139107363 gene encoding odorant receptor 43a-like, with translation MDQDLNLLTFNLLMFTFCGIWRPMEWSSVRAKLFYRVFSIFVVFSIYFLTTTQFLDIIFVANNIDDFATNSSMFFSIMAVTCKATVVIVRRKEIINLIQTLMEKPHKPQNKDEVTIQTKFDKYIRSSCLTYMILATGSITGLTVGSILNILHGHLPYRIWLPFNYSVRVFYILAGHQMITLTFVATVSVAAEIMVYGFFLQTCAQLEIFEDRLRKLIINKTTNNKYQGNARSLNEEKTEISDCINYHLSIYKYAKTVNIVFNEILFFQFFGSIIVLCTSVYFLSKHIKDLSAIIFLLMYTVCMFAQIFVYCWAGNEVILKSANTGEAIYCMDWPSLSVNEKKELMMIMARCEIPIQFTSSFLVTMSLQSYGSILKTSYSAFNLLQK, from the exons atggatcaagatttaaatttacttacattcaatttattaatgtttactTTCTGCGGTATATGGCGACCTATGGAGTGGTCATCAGTTCGTGCGAAGCTATTTTACCgtgtattttctatttttgtagTATTCTCTATATACTTTTTGACGACAACCCAATTTCTGGATATCATTTTCGTTGCCAATAACATAGATGATTTCGCTACTAATAGCTCAATGTTCTTCAGCATAATGGCCGTTACTTGTAAAGCGACTGTTGTCATTGTAcgtcgaaaagaaattattaatttaatacaaacatTGATGGAAAAGCCACACAAGCCTCAGAATAAAGACGAGGTAACCATACAAACAAAATTCGACAAATATATCAG ATCGAGCTGTCTGACGTATATGATTTTGGCAACGGGCTCCATAACGGGCCTCACCGTAggatcaatattaaatattctacatGGCCATTTACCTTATCGGATATGGTTACCGTTCAATTACAGCGTGCGGgtgttttacattttagcCGGTCACCAAATGATAACTTTAACGTTCGTCGCTACTGTAAGCGTCGCCGCGGAAATCATGGTCTATGGATTTTTCTTACAGACGTGTGCCCAGCTTGAAATTTTCGAGGACCGCCTTcgaaagttaataattaataaaacgactAATAATAAGTATCAAGGTAACGCGCGCTCGTTGAATGAAGAAAAAACGGAAATATCGGATTGCATAAATTATCATCTTAGTATTTACAA ATATGCAAAAACAGTGAACATCGTATTCAACGAGATtctcttttttcaatttttcggAAGTATAATAGTGCTGTGTACAAGTGTATATTTCTTGTCAAAGCATATTAAAGACCTGTCGGCAATTATCTTTTTGCTAATGTACACTGTTTGCATGTTCGCACAAATCTTCGTTTACTGCTGGGCCGGAAACGAAGTTATACTTAAG AGTGCGAACACGGGGGAAGCTATATATTGTATGGATTGGCCATCGCTATCGGTCaacgagaagaaagaattGATGATGATCATGGCACGATGCGAAATTCCTATACAATTCACGAGCAGTTTCCTAGTAACAATGTCCCTTCAGTCTTACGGCAGT aTCTTAAAAACGTCGTACTCGGCATTTAATTTACTTCAGAAGTGA
- the LOC139107362 gene encoding odorant receptor 46a-like has product MQLLTLNFSMYTVGGVWRPMEWSSIGAKLLYSVFSIVIVFSQFFLTITEFLDIIFVVDNIDDFATTTLMFFTMLAVCCKATIVIVRRNEIINMMQLLLKKPNKPQDEIEEAIQTKFEKYIRSRSIRYSFLATGSITGLTVGSVINILHGQLPYRIWLPWDYHIPLIFYTLGIHQMITLIFACIINVGTETLVPGLFLQTCAQLEILENRIQKLIINKTVKYLRHTLATPNKDEMEISDCIHHHLSIYKFAKTVNVIFNEVLFIQFFSSILVLCTSVYYLSTHVNDPFATASLIMYTICMFAQIFVYCWAGNEVILKSANTGDAIYRMDWPSLSVNDRKELLMVMVRSTNPIKFTSSFLITMSLQSYSNVSPIISLILILNMIFVACARKHYLMYFT; this is encoded by the exons ATGCAATTgcttactttaaatttttcaatgtaCACCGTTGGTGGCGTTTGGCGACCTATGGAGTGGTCATCGATTGGCGCGAAGCTACTTTACAGTGTATTTTCCATTGTTATAGTATTCTCTCAATTCTTTTTGACCATAACCGAATTTCtggatattatttttgttgtcGATAATATCGACGACTTTGCGACTACTACTCTAATGTTCTTCACCATGCTCGCCGTTTGTTGTAAAGCCACCATTGTCATAGTACGCCGTAATGAGATCATCAACATGATGCagctattattaaaaaaacctAATAAGCCTCAAGATGAAATCGAAGAGGCGATACAAACAAAATTCGAGAAATACATCAG ATCACGCTCGATAAGATATTCATTTTTGGCAACGGGTTCTATTACAGGCCTTACTGTAGGGtcagtaataaatatattgcacgGACAATTACCTTATCGAATATGGCTTCCGTGGGATTATCATATACCTctgatattttatacattggGCATTCATCAAATGATAACTCTAATTTTCGCCTGCATCATAAACGTCGGCACGGAAACCTTGGTACCcggattatttttgcaaacgtGCGCCCAGTTGGAAATTTTGGAAAATCGCATACAGAagttgataattaataaaacggtCAAATATCTAAGGCACACCCTCGCGACACCGAATAAAGACGAAATGGAAATATCGGATTGCATACATCACCATCTTAGCATTTACAA GTTCGCGAAAACGGTGAACGTCATTTTCAACGAGGTGCTCTTCATTCAGTTCTTCAGTAGTATACTAGTATTGTGTACGAGCGTTTATTACCTATCAACGCATGTTAATGATCCATTTGCAACTGCGTCGTTAATAATGTATACCATTTGCATGTTTGCACAAATCTTCGTTTACTGCTGGGCCGGAAACGAAGTTATACTTaag AGTGCGAACACGGGAGATGCTATATATCGCATGGATTGGCCGTCGTTATCAGTTAACGATAGAAAAGAATTGCTAATGGTTATGGTACGCAGCACAAATCCTATAAAGTTTACCAGCAGCTTCTTAATAACCATGTCTCTTCAGTCTTACAGTAATGTTAGTCCTATtattagtttaatattaatattaaatatgatatttgTCGCGTGTGCACGGaaacattatttaatgtacttcacgtaa
- the Cog3 gene encoding conserved oligomeric Golgi complex subunit 3: protein MSQTKAIPHNLIRWDQSEDSLAPLTECQKDCLTNLEVAVSSFFPLSNLQPGAVEDGKKFDENVSQETIAPIERYQELLQHFLLLERKYMSMYDLKYSLYLDELKSRRSECQDVCSQIEETLDDFSALYKQYTEVSSKTTSLYEASEQLICDQKQLNATIDGITEYVRYFKEIDVITEKLEASTLSVNSEMFFTILDKIDVNIDFMQNNSSFNESRTYLVRYKHCQSKAIALIQNYISNLFFKTTESILNLRDSENSSENADAALALFYGRFQTILSKTKPVIRQIENKSYKRQEYDSLLLECHQYYWSQRGLVLGTSIQKSLNSIREKYNGDHCSLVRHSCALLLHASIDEHKLFYEFFSKQSNGLTAYLESLCTSLYDALRPFIIHINHLETLAEICCILRIEMLDEHVQNNFEPLEGFGNICLQLLHDVQERLVFRAHLYLQSDVLSYNPSSGDLAYPEKLRMMEDIAESIREANRQTRMKKISVSSTDSSALEPVSRNHIVIDSIYQKTHMGSSPADLHAMWYPTVRRTLVCLSRLYRCVDRSVFQSLSQEAISLCVQSIENARQEIEKRASVLDAELFQIKHLLILREQIAPFQVDFTIKEFSLDFSKVKTAAFGLLEKSSRFFTLSNNALLQFLLEGAPQMKEQLIDSRKHVDAKLRLTCQRLIQHATYLLIYPIIKLLEKEKLLDASSNQENALGSAQEIATTVADVLRIIKFKCPEIQQSMQLYLANKETEFILFKPVKNNICAAFTQLHQILSKYYNDENLQLIACPLPEQISVMLSSTTLMQGKSNRESQAVLKQSQSLAKQED from the coding sequence aTGTCGCAAACGAAGGCGATTCCACATAACCTGATACGGTGGGACCAGAGTGAGGATTCCCTGGCACCGCTAACGGAATGTCAGAAGGACTGTCTGACGAATTTGGAGGTTGCAGTGTCCTCGTTTTTCCCGCTGTCGAACCTGCAACCTGGCGCGGTCGAGGATGGCAAGAAATTCGACGAGAACGTATCTCAAGAAACCATCGCACCCATCGAGAGGTATCAAGAGCTGCTTCAGCACTTCTTGCTTCTGGAGAGGAAATACATGTCCATGTACGACCTGAAGTACAGCCTGTACCTGGACGAGCTGAAGTCGAGAAGGTCCGAATGTCAAGACGTCTGTTCTCAGATAGAGGAGACCTTGGACGATTTCTCTGCACTCTACAAGCAGTACACAGAGGTTTCCAGCAAGACCACCTCTCTGTACGAAGCGAGCGAGCAGCTCATCTGCGATCAGAAGCAATTGAACGCGACGATAGACGGGATTACCGAGTACGTCAGGTATTTCAAGGAGATCGATGTGATCACGGAAAAGCTGGAAGCGTCCACACTGTCAGTGAACAGCGAGATGTTCTTCACCATATTAGATAAAATTGACGTAAATATTGATTTCATGCAAAACAACTCGTCGTTCAATGAAAGCAGGACTTACCTGGTGAGATACAAGCACTGTCAGTCGAAGGCAATTGCATTGATACAGAACTACATTTCCAACTTGTTCTTCAAGACCACTGAGAGCATCTTGAACTTGAGAGACAGCGAAAATTCGTCGGAAAACGCAGACGCGGCTCTCGCTCTGTTCTACGGCAGGTTTCAGACGATCTTGTCCAAGACAAAGCCAGTTATCAGGCAGATTGAAAACAAGTCTTATAAAAGACAGGAGTACGATAGTCTGTTGCTTGAATGCCACCAGTATTATTGGAGCCAGCGGGGTCTAGTCCTAGGTACAAGCATACAGAAGTCTCTGAATTCCATAAGAGAGAAATACAACGGTGATCATTGCAGCTTAGTGCGACATTCGTGCGCGTTGCTTTTGCACGCGTCGATAGACGAGCACAAGCTGTTCTAcgaatttttttcgaaacaGTCAAACGGGTTGACCGCCTACCTGGAGAGCTTGTGCACCTCTCTGTACGACGCGTTGAGGCCTTTCATAATACACATCAATCATCTCGAGACACTGGCGGAGATCTGCTGCATCCTGCGGATAGAGATGCTCGACGAACATGTACAGAACAACTTCGAGCCGCTGGAGGGCTTTGGGAACATTTGCTTGCAGCTGCTGCACGACGTTCAAGAGAGATTGGTGTTTCGCGCACATTTATACCTGCAGTCCGACGTGCTGAGTTACAATCCTTCGTCGGGCGATTTGGCGTATCCGGAAAAACTGCGTATGATGGAAGACATAGCGGAATCGATCAGGGAGGCGAATCGTCAGACACGCATGAAGAAGATCTCGGTCTCGTCCACCGACAGCTCCGCTCTCGAGCCGGTTTCTCGTAATCACATAGTTATCGATTCCATTTACCAGAAGACACACATGGGTAGCTCGCCGGCGGATTTGCACGCTATGTGGTATCCCACGGTTCGCAGGACTCTGGTGTGCTTGTCGAGACTCTACCGCTGCGTGGACAGGTCTGTGTTTCAGTCGCTGAGCCAGGAGGCGATTTCCCTCTGTGTTCAGAGCATCGAGAACGCCAGGCAGGAAATTGAGAAGAGAGCGAGCGTCCTAGACGCAGAATTGTTTCAAATCAAGCACCTGCTGATCCTCAGGGAACAAATCGCCCCGTTTCAAGTTGATTTCACCATCAAGGAATTCAGCCTGGACTTCTCCAAGGTGAAGACCGCTGCGTTCGGCCTACTCGAGAAGAGCTCCAGATTCTTCACTCTGTCGAACAACGCGTTGCTGCAGTTTCTTCTGGAGGGAGCGCCGCAAATGAAAGAACAGCTGATCGACTCGAGGAAGCACGTGGACGCAAAACTAAGACTCACGTGCCAGAGATTGATACAACACGCAACTTATTTGTTGATTTATCCTATTATCAAGTTGCTGGAGAAGGAAAAGCTGCTCGACGCAAGCTCGAATCAGGAAAATGCGCTGGGAAGCGCGCAAGAAATAGCCACCACAGTGGCCGACGTGCTGAGGATAATCAAGTTCAAGTGTCCCGAGATACAGCAGTCGATGCAATTATATTTGGCTAACAAAGAAAccgagtttattttattcaagcCAGTGAAGAATAACATTTGTGCTGCATTCACGCAGCTTCATCAAATACTTAGTAAGTATTACAACGACGAGAACCTTCAGTTGATCGCGTGTCCTTTGCCGGAGCAAATATCCGTTATGCTAAGCTCAACGACGTTAATGCAAGGAAAGTCGAATCGAGAGTCACAGGCGGTTTTAAAACAGTCGCAATCACTTGCAAAACAagaagattaa
- the LOC139107377 gene encoding putative odorant receptor 85d yields the protein MELRILSLNFLFYSLSGFWRPVQWTSKLSKTLYGVFTFISGYLTFYMFVTHFMYIIFVVETLNDLASCCFHILAIVNLISKELTVVTRRNRLINLIEMLQEDPCKPCDKEETDIQLKYDYMIRSYSMPYIIICSMSMMNCWIGGVLFMLEGQIPYGLAWVPWDCSSFFIFFLTSIQVMLGTFLAIFVNIATETSILGFCLQICARFEILKYRLQKMINHNEWENISSFTNKTSRLAKHVSHHLYIIRLAEMINDIFDHVIFFQFSTSILILCSTLYHLSLNSVLLDVLVLSAFTVCIFLQIFFYCWGANEVMLKSVEFGKDIYDLNWILMTNSERKDLLIIMKRSAKPIKFSSSFLITLSLESYTNLMKASFSAFNLMQQL from the exons ATGGAATTACGAATACTCTCGTTGAATTTCTTGTTCTATTCGTTAAGCGGCTTCTGGCGACCGGTTCAGTGGACTTCGAAACTATCCAAGACATTATACGGCGTGTTCACTTTTATTTCGGGGTACCTAACGTTTTACATGTTCGTGACTCATTTCATGTACATCATCTTCGTTGTCGAGACGTTGAACGACTTGGCTTCGTGCTGCTTTCATATTCTTGCGATTGTTAACTTGATATCGAAAGAACTGACCGTCGTAACCCGTCGCAATCGACTTATCAATCTGATTGAAATGCTACAAGAAGACCCTTGCAAGCCCTGCGATAAGGAGGAGACTGATATCCAGCTGAAATACGACTATATGATCAG ATCATATTCCATGCCTTATATAATCATATGCTCGATGTCGATGATGAATTGTTGGATAGGAGGAGTACTCTTTATGTTAGAAGGCCAAATACCTTATGGACTTGCCTGGGTGCCATGGGACTGCTCctcgttttttatattttttttaacgtccaTACAAGTGATGTTAGGTACATTTTTAGCCATCTTTGTAAACATCGCGACAGAAACTTCGATACTAGGATTTTGCTTACAAATATGCGCACGGTTCGAAATTCTGAAGTACCGTCTTCAAAAGATGATAAATCATAACGAGTGGGAGAATATCAGCTCGTTTACGAACAAAACGAGCAGATTAGCGAAACACGTCTCTCATCATCTGTACATAATCAG ACTCGCCGAAATGATCAACGATATATTCGACCACGtaatcttttttcaatttagcACCAGCATTTTGATACTGTGCTCAACTTTATACCATTTGTCTTTAAACAGTGTGTTATTGGACGTACTCGTTCTGTCCGCTTTCACAGTTTGCATTTTTctgcagatatttttttattgctggGGCGCGAATGAAGTTATGCTCAAG AGCGTCGAATTTGGAAAAGACATATACGATCTGAATTGGATATTGATGACGAATAGTGAACGAAAAGATCTACTAATAATTATGAAGCGCAGCGCGAAGCCCATAAAATTTAGCAGCAGCTTTTTGATAACGTTGTCTTTGGAATCATACACTAAT CTTATGAAGGCCTCTTTCTCTGCGTTTAACCTTATGCAACAACTGTAA